From a single Bacillus sp. NEB1478 genomic region:
- the kynU gene encoding kynureninase, which yields MIEITRETLSLLDQNDPLAAFKEEFHLKTNTIYLDGNSLGLLSKRAEQSVIDVLNDWKEQGIDGWMGGKYPWFTLSEQLAEKLSVLVGANANEVIVTGSTTVNLHQLAATFFEPKPGKTKILADELTFPSDIYALQSQLKLKGLNPETELIQVKSQNGLTLEEDDIIAAMTDDVALILLPSVLYRSGQLLDIERLTKEAHKRNIPIGFDLCHSIGAIPHELSKWGVDFAFWCNYKYVNAGPGGVGGLYVNQNHFTKTAGLSGWFGSKKESQFDMDHTFDGEESAGGFQIGTPHLLSTAPLIGSLSLFEEAAIEKIRTKSLNLTRMLMDLINQEIKGEFQIVNPLDDERRGGHVALMHSDAARICKALKENGIVPDFRAPNIIRLAPVALYNSFNDVYNAVQILNKIMKNKEYEKYENKREVIA from the coding sequence TGACCCGCTTGCTGCTTTTAAAGAAGAGTTTCATTTGAAAACTAATACCATTTACTTAGATGGAAATTCTTTAGGTCTACTTTCGAAAAGAGCCGAGCAATCGGTAATAGATGTATTGAATGATTGGAAAGAACAAGGAATCGATGGGTGGATGGGCGGAAAATATCCATGGTTTACACTCAGCGAACAGCTTGCAGAAAAGCTGTCAGTACTAGTAGGAGCAAATGCAAACGAAGTAATCGTAACAGGTTCCACTACAGTAAACTTGCATCAGCTTGCTGCTACTTTTTTTGAACCAAAGCCAGGGAAGACAAAAATTTTAGCAGATGAACTCACATTTCCTTCAGATATTTATGCACTGCAAAGCCAGCTTAAATTAAAGGGATTAAATCCTGAAACTGAGCTGATTCAAGTAAAGAGCCAAAATGGATTGACATTAGAAGAAGACGATATCATTGCAGCTATGACTGATGATGTAGCTTTGATTTTGCTTCCTTCTGTTCTTTATCGGAGCGGTCAGCTCTTGGATATTGAGCGTTTGACAAAAGAGGCGCATAAACGAAATATTCCAATCGGATTCGACCTCTGTCATTCAATAGGTGCAATCCCCCACGAATTAAGCAAATGGGGTGTGGATTTTGCATTTTGGTGCAATTACAAATATGTAAATGCAGGTCCAGGCGGAGTTGGCGGTCTTTATGTAAATCAAAATCATTTTACAAAAACAGCAGGTCTATCTGGATGGTTCGGAAGCAAAAAAGAGTCGCAGTTTGATATGGATCATACATTTGACGGAGAAGAGTCAGCGGGAGGTTTCCAAATCGGCACTCCCCATCTGTTAAGCACTGCTCCATTAATCGGATCGCTTTCCCTTTTTGAAGAGGCAGCGATAGAAAAAATCCGTACCAAATCATTAAATCTTACACGAATGTTGATGGATTTGATTAATCAAGAAATAAAGGGGGAATTTCAAATCGTCAATCCACTGGACGATGAGAGAAGAGGAGGCCATGTCGCTTTGATGCACAGTGATGCTGCCCGGATTTGTAAAGCTTTAAAAGAGAATGGAATTGTACCGGATTTCCGCGCGCCCAATATCATTCGATTGGCACCAGTTGCACTTTATAATTCTTTTAATGATGTGTATAATGCTGTTCAAATTTTGAACAAGATTATGAAAAACAAAGAATACGAAAAATATGAAAATAAGCGAGAAGTAATCGCTTAA